In a single window of the Enoplosus armatus isolate fEnoArm2 chromosome 15, fEnoArm2.hap1, whole genome shotgun sequence genome:
- the prlh2r gene encoding prolactin releasing hormone 2 receptor has translation MDWEKSLNRSGLNSSSPASSSSSFSGLDLLSDLKLVFIPLYSAVVLVACTGNLLLLCLIWHNKKRHNTTNFLISNLALVDLVMSIFCIPLTASYAFDQRGWVFGAHMCHFVTVMQSAAVYAAVLSLMAIAVDRYVVVAYPIRKRAGCHFCWGLVALIWLSSLALSTPTAVHTVYLDLRAAGLQMAVCEEFWDGQERGRLIYSCFILFFSYFVPLATVSISYCAISYQLKQRTTSGLTACPELRSARAAWSRRRRKTFYLLLVSVLCFAFSWLPLQVVNLIRDLDTDFSILGKNYVNVIQVSSHLFAMSSACYNPFIYASLHDKFLSYLCHHFLSRRRGKGKDRGQGSSILTMSHRVQRLHTSTIMADLPGAVVNNIGPQDNYA, from the exons ATGGACTGGGAGAAGTCATTGAACCGATCTGGGCTGAActcttcctctccagcctcttcttcat CTTCCTTTTCTGGCCTGGACCTCCTGTCCGACCTGAAGCTCGTCTTCATCCCTCTCTACTCTGCCGTGGTCCTGGTCGCCTGTACCGGCAACCTCCTCTTGCTCTGCCTCATCTGGCACAACAAGAAAAGacacaacaccacaaacttCCTCATCAGTAACCTGGCGCTTGTCGACCTGGTCATGTCCATCTTCTGCATCCCTTTGACTGCATCCTATGCTTTTGACCAGCGTGGATGGGTGTTTGGTGCCCACATGTGTCATTTTGTGACTGTCATGCAGTCCGCAGCTGTCTACGCAGCTGTCCTGTCCCTCATGGCCATCGCAGTGGATCGTTACGTGGTTGTGGCTTATCCCATCCGCAAAAGAGCAGGGTGTCATTTCTGCTGGGGTCTGGTGGCCCTGATCTGGCTGTCCTCTCTGGCTTTATCCACACCTACAGCAGTGCACACCGTCTACCTGGACCTGCGGGCTGCGGGGCTGCAGATGGCCGTGTGTGAGGAGTTCTGGGATGGCCAGGAGCGAGGCCGCCTCATCTACTCCTGTttcattctcttcttctcctaCTTTGTACCGCTGGCTACTGTCTCCATTTCCTACTGTGCTATATCCTATCAGCTGAAGCAGAGGACCACATCGGGCTTGACGGCGTGTCCAGAGTTAAGATCTGCAAGGGCTGCATGGAGCAGACGGAGGAGGAAGACCTTCTACCTGCTGCTCGTGTCCGTCCTCTGCTTCGCCTTCTCATGGCTCCCCTTACAG GTGGTGAATCTGATCCGTGACCTGGACACAGATTTCTCCATCTTAGGGAAGAATTACGTGAACGTCATCCAGGTGTCGAGTCACCTGTTCGCCATGAGCTCCGCCTGCTACAACCCTTTTATTTATGCCTCATTGCACGACAAGTTCCTTTCCTACCTGTGTCACCACTTCCTGTCccggaggagaggaaaaggaaaggacagGGGTCAAGGGTCAAGCATCTTGACAATGTCACACCGAGTGCAGCGCCTTCACACCTCCACCATTATGGCAGATTTACCAGGTGCTGTTGTGAATAACATTGGTCCTCAAGACAACTACGCTTAA